The following DNA comes from Octopus sinensis linkage group LG5, ASM634580v1, whole genome shotgun sequence.
cccttacaaataatcttttttcaacCGGTGCATACAAAGCAATGAATAGCTTTGCGGAAACCATGGTATGCtatgttttctgactttataatcatctcataataatgacttttattactacctcagtccatctaaatgtatatatttgtcgttacctttcataaaaaacttttttttatttacaatgtgcattttcgttgatttttcatattttacccttacatttccacatgtattttatattttctttttgtaacatatttctactatatatatatatatatatatatgtatttgtgtgtctgtatttgtccccccaactatcacttgataaccgatgttggtttgtttacatccatgtaactttgTGGTACTGttaaaaatgaccgatagaataagtactaggcttagaaagattatgtactggggtcgatttgttcggttaaatgcagtgctccagcatggccgcagtcagatgactgaaaccaataaaagaataaaaaatatatacaagaaacaaactaaaaataatcatcattacatattattcctttattgtcCTTTGCTTCAGTAAaggaataatatataaagatcattacttttaacttttttcttaaatatccctctgtgtaaaaaccagtttGTCTGGATCCCATCCATGGATTTACTATAAAGAATTGTGATGAATCTTAATCTGGGGCCCTACCAGAAGCTTTCCTGGAGTTCTTCATTAATCTAAGTAATATTGGCatatggcataatggttaagagcgcgggctactaaccccaagattccgagttcaattccaggcagtgacctgaataataataatgataataataataataataataacaacaacaacattgaaaaataccttaggaatgagaacctaggttcaaaatttcaccaagacacctgatgaaggctggagtgtattcAGTACTGGATTAACCATGAAGCAAagtaagcacgtgcttagggcatcaagggaaggagggggaCACTCCAGAAATGGTAAAAGgcagaaacgttgtgttaacaacaaacaagatgaggacaaatatctgtcaaatgtaaataatgtaaataatgtccaaTTATGAGAAACTACACATTTCCACTGCTATAACAGAattttttctactccaggcacaaggccggaagtatttggggagagggccagttgattagagcgaccccagtacgcaactcatGTTTAATTTAGTGACCctaaaacaatgaaaggcaaagtcgagcttcgtggaatttgagctcagaacatagcaacagatgaaatacctatttctttactacccacaaggggctaaacacagagaggacaaacaaggacagacaaacggattaagtcgattatatcgaccctagtgtgtaactggtacttatctaattgaccccaaaaggataaaagtcaaagttgaccttggcggaatttgaactcagaacgtaacggcagacgaaataccgctaagcatttcgcccggcgtgctaacgtttctgccagctcaccgccttacagctATAATAAAATGTCAAGacatgactcacacacacacatacacacacacacacgcacacactcaaacacacacagacacacacacatgcacacacacacacaccaccatcatcaatacccCCCCCACTGCCACTCTTTCACTGCTGCTTTATATCTGCACCATTGCACCAGTGTCAGAGTTGTTGAATTACAAGACCTAAATCACGGCCGTTCTCCGTATGACTCCAACATTTTTCCTGATTTATTTCGAAGAATTCCAACTTATTAGCAAAGTTTTCCTTTCCACCCCTCCCCCCTTCTCCCCCCTCCCGTTTCTATTCCTGGCTTTTTATCGGTTTACCGAAATGTTTCATCCCCCCCGGAGTATGATTTAGAGTTTTTCGCTTTATTCAAGACCTATTTGGATCATTAATCTCGGAAATATTTCCTCCTTCGCAGCTTAAGTGtatgtttctattttctctctctgtgacaGTTACTTATTCGAGATCAAAATTATGACACAATGACCTTTCATAGCTTCTGCTTCGATGCCAGTTGTTTATGTcaaatgtttcttcttttcttttaaataccaAGAATAACTTCattcctgctttttttttctgttttcatttttctcctctccgtatttatttttcattccatttcattcctgcattttcaaaagttttgtttatatattttctttctgcttttttctagattttaacgaaagaattaaaatattggaaaatctAAACGAAGAGAAATTTCTGGAAGAATTTAATGAACGGAAGAAGAAGCAGAGGGAGCTATTTCTTGCGCAGAAATGTCATCGGTTAGATGTGGGTGCACTTTTTTGACTCTCTTGGCAAATCCGGTTCCAACATTTGCAGAATTTTTACTTCATAAAATTACTGGTTGCTGGGTAACTGTGAGGGTCAATAAACAGTTGAGTGCCATGGGTGGGGAGTGGGTGGTGATGAACAGGGAGAAGgtgaaaatatacaaatgtcAGAAGAGAGGAAAAGTGGGGAAGAATATAAAATGTGGCTGTGAGGGGAAGAGTTTTGCTTCACAATGACAGGGTTCTAGGGTCTTTTGCATTCTGATTTCGAATTCTGCTCAGTTCAGTTTGGCTTTTCATAAATGAATATCAattaattactggggtcgatgtaatcaactacagcCCTTCGCCAAAATCTCAAGCCTTTTGCACAGCCCTTCGCCTAAATCTCAAGCCTTTTGCAGAGTCCTTCCCCAAAATCTCAAGCCTTTTGCAGAGTCCTTCCCCAAAATCTCAAgccgtactcttttacttgtttcagtcacttgactgtggccatgctggagcaccgcctttagtcgagcaaatcaaccccaggacttattctttgtaagcctagtacttattctgtcggtctctttttgccgaaccgctaagttacgggggacgtaagcacaccagcatcggttgtcaagcagtggtgctgTTGGTGTGGAtataaatttactatattttactCAGTGACAGCAATATTTGTGGCTTGTATTTGCTTCCATACGAGAAGCTGAAACTTAGTTGAGCATTCCAACTTCCAGTTGTTTGTATCaaaatggggggaaaaaatcCCATGACTTTCAGTTAAATTTCTgctgatatatttttaaaattctgttgtgtttggggagagtcattttctttttgtgccttataatataacacactcaccagtaaaatttccacttttttcttttttttattctcttaaaattttcgttgcatcttgcaaccttttcaatagttttgagagtcaaaactattgaaaaagttgcaagacgcaacgaaaattttaggataatgaaaataagaaaaatgtggaaattttaccggtgagtgtcttacattataaggcacaaaaagaaaatgactctccccagacacaacagaatatgcttcaacacacaaactcatataaagaatcttgcaaaccaaatccaaaagtgaaatatttaaaaaatgataattctATTAGATGATGTGGTTTTGCAAATGGTGCATTGGTCTCTTTTAGTTCCTAATTAGTTGTTttggatttctttttttctttcagttacaAAAAAAATCTGGTCAGACATTTTGTCTGCACAAACGGAAGTCACATGAGAATGAAGACAAATCAATGGAGAAAAGGGAGATAGATAATTCTCAAGACTTCcgaaaaaatattaatgaatttgAAAAGAAGCAGCTCTTTCACAAGAAGTTTTACTCTTTTAAGGTTTGTGACACCTGAATTATTTTGTTGCTGAAATCAAGGCCCCTTTTTACAAAGGTTCTTATCCCACAAATACATGCATTCCATATacagggtttggacaaaataatggaaagacCTTAAAATTTTAACCAATTATATTTTAACAtagggtaggactgcctttggcagtaattacagcttgaattctatgagctaTGGActagtacaaagtttgaattcttTCCAAAGgagtttttgtccattcttcacctAAAACTGTCACCAgttgttgtagtgatgatggtggaggatattgactccttacttttttttctaaaatacaccataaatgttcaataatattgagatctggggactgtggtgaccatcgtgccattcagtaataaCTTTAGCTGTTTCATACAGTATCCTGAAgcattgcgtttccctccggaaacagtttcgcaaccataggatgaatttgatcagataaaatgcttaaatagtcttgattattaattctgccatgatggGTCAGCGGACGTCCTAGATATAgccccaccagatcatcacagatcctcctccatgtttaacactggaagaaggcagtctgggtcaaatacttcttttggctgtctccacatgtgtaCTCAGCTGGTGgttagaaataaggtaaaggatgactcgtccaagaaaataacatccttccactgctctagggaccatttcaataggtttttactccactctaaacgctctGCAACTTTTGACTTTGAAAATAGGGGTTTTCTAATtacagccctcctgtgaaattcagctttgtgcagcttctggtgaacagtttttgtggaaactgggttctcgagttgttcattaagctctgcagtaattttgggagatgtacttttgtgatcctttctaacaattcatgtaagagtctgatggtccctatctgaaagttttgattttcttccagagtttttccctctttctcacaggctgtcattactttcaagacagtacttcttgatataccaaacgttttggctgtttttgttatgctagcacctgccatacgagcaccaacaatttgactgctttgaaagtctgatagatctgtccattttaatgaattttaataaccTTTTTCTTATGATATCTGGaacgaaacagcaattttagcaaaacatattaagcaacactaataataaatcaaaaaacataaaaataaacaagcttttgatggttttatagatatttcaaaattatgatgctatgatgccagATATTTCCCTTATTTTGTCCaagccctgtatatatatatatacaggttgtcaTCGACTTACAACCACAATGAGGTTCCGACTGGGTGGTCATAAGTTGAATTGGTCATAGGTTAGCCTTTAGGCCTAcctagctttgttttatatttttacattcttaagggACATTCTCAGGTAAATGTCACACACAGCATTCTGCATTATACTATTatacagatgattgaaaataggttagaatggaaaaaataattattagaacTCCTTTAATCAAGTAGAACTGGAAATACTcagtgtcctataaataggacactgggACAATGTGACatagcttatttaatgttttcatttagtgtcctatttataggagagtgagacaatattttaatcaatgaAGTTCCAAATTAGTCTGGTTTCCGTATttcattatttgcaatttttacaattttacaatattgaaatagagctagtactttcatgcattatgcaatcatcaggtttatgtgGTGACAGTCATGTTCCACAATTGACAACAGTTGTCAATTGACATGAAAATActccatccaaatgtggctgatgccctTACCCTCTGACTAGCTCCCCATGCTGGTGgattgtaaaaagcactatccgaatgtggccgataccTGTACTCACTAACTAgttcccataccagtggcacataaaaagcatcatctgaacatggccaatgccactacccactgactggctcccgtgccggtgacacataaaaagcaccatccaggtgtggctgatgccagtagcccctaactggcatccatgccagtggcacataaaaaacactatctGAATGTGACCGAGGCCAGGCCTGCCTCACTTGTTCCTTTGTCAGTGGTATGTGAAAAGCACCGACtgcactcagagtggttggcattaggaagggcatcggcTGTAAAAATATTGCCAGATGGGTCTCCAGTctgcagtcaaaccgtccaactcatgccagtttagaaaatgaacattaaacgatgatgatgatgtatatatatatatatgtgtgtgtgtgtgtgtgtatatatatatatatatatatatatatatatattatatatatatttgtatgtatgtatatatgtatgtatgtatgcatattattgaAAGGCCCCAATTTCTAGCACTCAGCGTTGTTCCCTTGCAGTTATCAGCTGGTAGACTGAGTATGCTCTCCTTATGAATAGTCACcagtgtctgaatattttttgatCATCAGCTGATGACTGGAAACGACCACTTTGGAGTGCTGGAAACAGCTGATGATCGGAAACCAGCAACTTAGAATAGGGAAGTCAGAGCACTTCAGCtacgatattttaaaaaatgctctacatttgtattgaaTCCTGTAATTCCACTTCTGGTGAATCAGCagagatttatatgtgtgtatatatatatctatataaataaatgtgtaatagtgtctgtttgtgtgttgtgtgtgtgtgtgtgtgtttggggttactCTAACTTATCTCACACTGTCCaactgattttaatgatttttggctcAGAGGTAGATCACATACTCTGAAGTTCAAATAAGGTCGGAATTTCTTGAAAACTTGATAATGCTCGGTTGGCATCAATTTTTGTAAGCTCAATCGGGCGTTggaatggaaattcccataacgatgttatttttcctgcagcttttgcatttttttcacatgtaaaaatttcaacaaaattaataaaatactctctaaggaaatgtttattcaatacaaggtcagaggtgggcttaacttcaacaGAGAAAATACAAGCAAAGCCGGGTCCAACAgctagtatatatcatcatcatcaccatcatcgtttaacatccgttttccatgttagcatgggttagacggtttgacttgggtttgggaagccaggaggctgcaccaggctccagtctgatctagcagtgtttctacagctggatgcccttcctaatgccaaccactccgtgagtgtagtgggtgctttttacgtgccaccggcacaggtaccaggggaggctggaagtggtcacaatcggttggtgttttttacgtgccactggcatggaagctagtcaagagggcgctggcatcggccacgttctgatggtgctttttacatgccaccaacgcaggtatcacaactacaatttccatttgattttttgatgttgatgtacttgactcaataggtctcctcaagcacagcaggttgccctacgatccaaggtaagcacagcaggccgtcctgcgatctaAGGCACTtaggatgggctggggcttctatgtgaagctggtgcaggaaacagccattaactcacgttatttgtcgggtcttcgcagtcacagcatatctccagaggtctcggtctttcatcattgcctctttgagacccaacgttcgaaggtcatgcttgaccacctcatctcatgtcttcctgggtctacctctaccctggattccttcaactgtttgggagtggcacttcttcacacatctctcctcatccatccgcagtacatgaccataccagcgcaaacatctctcttgcacaccacatccaatgcttcttatgtccagcatttctctcagggcacttacacatccagtggatcatgctagcttcatttctttcaagcctacgcatgtcctcagcagtcacagcccatgcttaagcatggcagttcgcacacatgcgttgtacaatcttcctttcactctgagcaagagaccctttgtcgccagtaggggtagaagctttctaaactttgcccaggctattcttattctagtggtaacactctctgagcatccacgtGGTCTTCTGGCATGCTGGACACCAACCCAGAATTTCTGAGGGTCCGTGCTAAGATAGTGGTTGAAAAGCAGTCATGTACCGTTTTAACCTTATAGCCATGCTTGCTCCTGGACAACCATTACTTGTctaatatttttaattctttaaggcgataaactggcagaatcgttagcatggcgggcaaaatgcttagcagtattttgtctgtctttatgttctgggtacaaattccgccgagatcgactttgcctttcatcctttcgggttcgataaattaagtaccagttgcacactggggtcaatctaattgactggccattcccccaaaattttgggccttgtgcctagagtagaaaagaatatttttaattcttttcgtctgtccttacgttctgagttcaaattccaccaaggttgactttgcctttcatgcttttggggcccataaattaagtaccatttgtgtactggtgtcaatctaatcgactgcatccccacttcctccaaaattttaggccttgtgcctagagtaaaaaagaatattttaaattcttttcgtctgtctgacttcaaattccaccgatctcgactttgcttttcatcctttcgagttgataaattaagtaccagttgtgtattggtgttgatctaattgactggctccccccacttcccccaaaatttcaggtcttgtgcctagagtaaaaaagtatatttttaattctttccgtctgtccttacgttctgagttcaaattccaccgaggttgactttggttttcatcctttcgggtcgataaattaagtaccagttgcgtactggtgttgatctaatcgactggctccccccacttccccctaaatttcaggccttgtgcctagagtaaaaaagaatatttttaattctttccgtctgtccttacgttctgagttcaaattccaccgaggttgactttggttttcatcctttcgggtcgataaattaagtactagttgtgtactggagtcgatttaatcgactggcccccctccccccaaatttcagaccttgtgcctagagtagaaaaaaaagcatttttaattctttaattagtGGAGTATTAATAATCTAAACTAGAACAAAATATGCAGTCGAGAGAGCGTTTTATTGGATGACTAATATTACGGTCTTATTTTTTCCTAGCAACTACAGCAGACAATTGAAGACATTTCTGACTTATGCCAATGTCTTCAATATAGTTGAAGTCTCCAGAGTAATTTGATGAAGAGAACACAAATCAATTACTctgtaaatagagagaaatatatatttgttggttcAGGAAAATAGAATTGTTTAGAAGATAAATAATTGTCGAGACGCCGCCATCCACATGCAAAACAGCAGTTAAGAGGATATCTATTGTTGACTTAACTCATTGAGATTTAAAGAGCCTATGTAGAataatatgtggaggtgcaatggcccagtggtttgggcagcggactcgcggtcgtaggatcgcggtttcgattcccagaccgggcgttgtgagtgtttattgagcgtaaacaccttaaaagctccacgaggctccggtagggtgggggggggtgatccctgttgtactctttctttcactctttcttctgttggcctgctcgcttagccagcggggtggcgtcattcgaaggctaaaacaatgcgaacgcattgtgaccagcgatgtgtaacaacatctgatggtctggtcgatcacgtgatcacgtgatgtagaataatatatataaaaaaagataaaatgtggTTAGGACGGGGGGAAGCTAAAACCCCAAAAAATATTAGTTGCTGACtaagataatttcttttattaaggTAGCGAGTTGGTAGGATCGTTAGCAGGTTGGGTAAACGACTTAGCGACATTTTTTtccgttttcatgttctgagACCAAATACAGCTgaaattgactttgcttttcatcctttcagggttgatcaaataagtaccagtcatttaGTGTGGTCGACATAATTTGACTAATCTTTTCCCCCccacctaaaattgctggcctcgttaccaaaatttcaaaaccagtataattttctttgtattttctttcacttttttttatcataatttttttaattatttttctcccCTTCAGATGTCACAGCGTTTTGTTGACCGCCATTATTCCTTTAACCGAAAAATAGCTGAAGAAGAGTATCAGAAGCTGACGACCCATAGCATTACCTTCTCATAAAaggtaaattatatttccttgttCTTTAGCTCTGGTTGGCCCTTCACAAACAAAGCTACGATGAAAGAACTTCCAGCTTTGGCCATCCTGCCTTTCTTCACTATTTTCATTATCACTACCCTCATCTTGATTTAACATGCATGTaagaaacaccttttgagcgttgggcctcacagaggcaatgacaaatgagcGAGACCTTTAACAATATGTCGTGGTTGAGTAGGAGacccctcaagccaagtgaaattgtaaccATGGCTGATACTGGTGTGATGCAACTGGCACCTATGCTAGtggggcacctgtgccagtggcacataaaagcagcacccattatactctcagactggtggcattaggaaaggcatctagtcatagaacCCATGCCAAATCGTTTTGGAGTCTAGtgtagcccctcagcttaccagccctggtcaaaccatcggccccatgccagcatggacaacagatgttaaacgatgatgattatgatgatgatgatgacgaatttTTTTATGCTTGAATGACTTAGAATTTGTcaaggtagatttttttttcctgtccagACTCCCTTTCTGCTATCAGCTCCCATCTGTTTCCAGACTGGGTAATATTTGCCATAGCCAGTCATGACTGTCATGGGAGActgaaaacaaacaacaccacttgtatgacggtgatgctcatttacagccaCCATGTGAAGTCAAGACAAGGgggacacgcaaacacatatacactggcCCTTTATCAGGCATTCAGTCAAAATGCTAAGGGATTTGTCATCCACCAGCCTATACtactaatattagtttcaaattttggcacaaggccagtaatttgtaGGAGTAGGGTTGGACAGGGGCAAGgcagttaagttgattacatcagccccagtattcaactggtacttagtttattgaccctgaaaggacaaaaggcaaagttgactttggtggaatttgaactcagaacacaaggatagacaaagtgtcactaagcatttttccaggaatgctgatgattctgccagctgcctTCCAGGTTTTATTAATGTTAAATTGCATGGTTAATTGCTCCTCTTTTCGACCTCCGTGTAGTTAAAGGCCTCTGGCAGTTTTAAGGTCCTTCCTTTGGGTCATATACACCTTCTGCATTGACTccttaaattcttttctactctaggcacaaggcctgaatttttggcCAGtgggggggcagttgattagattgaccccaatacacaactggtacttaatttattgaccccgaaaggatgaaaggcaaagttgaccatggcagaatttgaactcagaacgtagcagcagacgaaataccgctaagcattttgcccggcatgctaccgtttctgccagctcgctgccttaattttGACTCCTT
Coding sequences within:
- the LOC115211703 gene encoding protein Hoatz homolog — protein: MSVGTTTVKFLDTRFLTSNKNTVFCDSDEHDAILARHFWLSVKLQPYIESCLVSNDIKQRLITTESKEYKLKRRHTDSDLLEKEQQQKADFNERIKILENLNEEKFLEEFNERKKKQRELFLAQKCHRLDLQKKSGQTFCLHKRKSHENEDKSMEKREIDNSQDFRKNINEFEKKQLFHKKFYSFKMSQRFVDRHYSFNRKIAEEEYQKLTTHSITFS